The Thunnus thynnus chromosome 2, fThuThy2.1, whole genome shotgun sequence genome includes a region encoding these proteins:
- the LOC137171223 gene encoding FHF complex subunit HOOK-interacting protein 2B-like, with product METFNKLTSMLLHALETREPTVDLLDSFVDHWKSITNYYIETTDDSRPVKQTEIPWRLRQMLDILVYEEKQQGVEETGSCLEYLLQHKLLETLCTLGKAQYPPGMCQQVLVFFSKFLSQMQKSLLQLINVYRPVQKLIRLCALPGSKTEKEEAQFLLVVSSRVKQDPHVLRYVLELLDQPAAGMPASDQSQLREQASNQRAESPLPSSQSDSSASSPVQSEASTCSPVQSEASTCSPVQSESSLLLCLLQLTKSQRGSVCLKAYQSLLLLAGLQSGCSGEILAHQTQLGELLAGRLVELYSLLPLESLDPAELHSWPHTAWSSQFSRCSSESPASDHMTNFFCWFDFLDHLMREAPEVLAVQVARCVRQSWLVDVLQPQLQNTCEQVVLLSTSVLCAAVRLVQSASLLDQLIHFLLRTHTLTHLLLQRCDHISDQISMVSLSLVEELLQKPHRDILDVLVLNNLQSRGYVSPLAAGQDDRHTESNEESDDLEEDLFFFSDSLFSDSQHLLPPPLCSSSAAPPPPPPASGHGSAADVVNSFLCLVPVQVRSAQLLQEGGYESYVHDAHTLVTECQSLSQSWDWPLSLPPSSSSSGEESNFFEGHLLKVLFDRLGRILEQPYELNLKLTAVLSRLSSFNHLLLHEYLLNPYIHLSHGSRSLFSVLIRVIRELMQRIQQVSNLTDRLLDTRRHLLGLNHNTGLEHLTLLRGVIVLEEFCKELAAIVFVKLPLDQQ from the exons ATGGAGACGTTCAATAAGCTAACTAGCATGCTGCTGCACGCGCTGGAGACG aggGAGCCTACAGTGGATCTATTGGATTCCTTTGTGGATCACTGGAAATCAATAACTAATTATTACATCGAGACAACAG atgacAGTCGTCCAGTAAAACAGACAGAGATCCCCTGGCGTCTCAGACAGATGTTGGACATCCTGGTGTACGAGGAGAAAcagcag GGTGTGGAGGAGACGGGTTCCTGTCTGGAATATCTGCTGCAACATAAACTGTTAGAGACTCTTTGCACGTTGGGAAAAGCTCAG taTCCTCCTGGTATGTGTCAGCAGGTCTTGGTATTCTTCTCTAAGTTTTTGTCTCAGATGCAGAaatctctgctgcagctgatcaacGTCTACAGACCcgtacag AAACTGATTCGTCTCTGTGCACTTCCTGGTTCCAAAACTGAGAAGGAGGAAGCTCAGTTCTTATTGGTCGTCAGCTCCAGAGTCAAACAGGATCCGCACGTGCTCAGATACGTCTTAGAG CTGCTCGACCAACCAGCAGCCGGGATGCCAGCCTCCGACCAATCACAGCTCCGTGAACAAGCCTCCAATCAAAGAGCAGAGTCACCGTTGccttccagccaatcagattcATCTGCCTCAAGCCCAGTCCAATCAGAAGCTTCTACCTGCAGCCCCGTCCAATCAGAAGCATCCACATGCAGCCCCGTCCAATCAGAGTCCAGCCTGCTGTTGTGTCTGCTGCAGCTCACTAAGAGTCAG aGGGGCTCAGTGTGTCTGAAGGCCTATCAGAGCCTCCTGCTGCTGGCTGGTCTCCAGTCTGGATGTTCAGGGGAGATTCTGGCTCATCAGACCCAGCTGGGAGAGCTGCTGGCTGGACGACTGGTGGAGCTTTACTCCCTGCTGCCTCTGGAGAGTCTGGACCctgcagagctgcacagctgGCCTCACACAGCCTGGAG CTCGCAGTTCTCCCGCTGCAGCTCAGAGTCTCCTGCTTCTGATCACATGACCAACTTCTTCTGCTGGTTCGACTTCCTGGATCACCTGATGAGAGAAGCTCCAGAG gtgttagCGGTGCAGGTAGCTCGGTGTGTTCGTCAGTCCTGGTTGGTGGACGTccttcagcctcagctgcagAACAC GTGTGAGCAGGTCGTCCTCTTGTCCACCTCCGTCCTCTGCGCCGCCGTCAGACTCGTCCAATCAGCGTCTCTACTGGATCAGCTGATCCACTTCCTGCTGAGGACGCACACGCTGacacacctgctgctgcagcGCTGCGACCACATCTCTGACCAG ATCAGCATggtgtctctgtctctggtgGAGGAGTTACTACAGAAGCCTCACAGGGACATTTTGGACGTCCTGGTGCTGAACAACCTGCAGAGTCGTGGTTACGTGTCTCCGCTGGCCGCAGGTCAGGACGACAGGCACACGGAGAGCAACGAGGAGAGCGA tgatcTGGAGGAGGacctgttcttcttctctgacagtCTGTTCTCAGACAGTCAGCAcctcctgcctcctcctctctgctcctcctctgctgctcctcctcctcctcctcctgcttctgGACACGGATCAGCTGCTGACGTCGTCAACAG CTTCCTGTGTCTGGTTCCCGTCCAGGTGCGATCGgctcagctgctgcaggagggAGGATACGAGTCGTACGTCCACGACGCTCACACGCTG GTGACGGAGTGTCAGTCACTTTCTCAGTCGTGGGATTGGCCACTCAGtcttcctccatcctcctcttcctcaggaGAGGAGAGCAACTTCTTTGAAGGTCACCTCCTCAAAGTCCTGTTTGATCGCCTGGGACGCATCCTGGAGCAG CCGTATGAGTTGAACCTGAAGCTGACAGCAGTTCTGTCCAGACTGTCGTCCTTCAACCACCTGCTGCTGCACGAGTACCTGCTGAACCCCTACATACACCTGTCTCACGGCTCCAGGTCGCTCTTCTCTGTCCTGATCAGG GTGATAAGAGAGCTGATGCAGAGGATCCAGCAGGTCTCCaacctgacagacagactgctGGACACCAGGAGACACCTGCTGGGACTGAACCACAACACCGG ACTGGAACACTTGACCCTGCTGAGAGGAGTCATCGTCCTGGAGGAGTTCTGTAAAGAGCTTGCTGCCATTGTCTTCGTTAAGCTGCCCCTGGACCAGCAGTAA